In Mus musculus strain C57BL/6J chromosome 14, GRCm38.p6 C57BL/6J, the following are encoded in one genomic region:
- the Gm3278 gene encoding uncharacterized protein Gm3278, giving the protein MFSWLLRLCQKENGDEGEIRTTEKEEGILSHEKGRRKSFWRRHRSARNTSTQNSKITKQRSKINELEELKLDMRKISNDMEEMGGILELYIYEDLNYRMNTEFNIIKSQHEKTILDMNEMIQSIIGSMQYSKELIEDNYSYSIKEDHLLRECTQLSEKVRILLNENRKLLVEQAGMQLSHEEEKRFCEEASKNICASSAKEQQCVNSSRNRNMAQTTT; this is encoded by the exons atgttttcctggctgctcaggctatgtcagaaagagaatggcgatgaaggagagatcagaacaacagagaaggaagagggaatcctttctcatgaaaaaggaagaaggaaatcattctggagaaggcaca ggtctgctagaaatacttcaacccaaaattccaaaatcacTAAGCAgagatcaaaaataaatgaactagaagaactgaaattggatatgaggaagatcagcaatgacatggaggaaatggGTGGAATCCTGGAACTTTACATAtatgaggatttgaactacag gatgaacactgaattcaacatcattaaatcacaacatgagaagacaatatTGGATATGAATGAAATGATCCAGTCCATAATTGGTTCCATGCAGTACTCCAAggaactgatagaagataactattcctacag cattaaggaggaccacctcctccgtgagtgcactcaactcAGCGAAAAAgtaaggatattactgaatgagaacagaaagctgctaGTGGAGCAGGCTGGAATGCAATTGTCtcatgaggaagaaaagaggttctgtgaggaggccagcaagaacatctgtgcctcaagtgcaaaggaacagcag tGTGTAAACTCCAGCAGAAACCggaacatggcacagaccacgacatga